A region from the Rosa rugosa chromosome 6, drRosRugo1.1, whole genome shotgun sequence genome encodes:
- the LOC133714149 gene encoding exportin-2, whose protein sequence is MEWNPQDLHTLSQCFVNTLSPSPEPRRQAEAILADFSQKPNYGLAVLRLVAEPKVAEEICQAASVNFKNHLKARWAPAPNSDEPKILDAEKDQIKALIVTLMLNATPKIQGQLSEALVLIGKHDFPRLWPTLLPELIGSLHKASQTGDYASVNGILGTANSIFKKFRYEYKTNDLLYDLKYCLDNFAGTLLEIFLKTANLIESAANAGGGNAAALKPLFESQRLCCRIFFSLNFQELPEFFEDHMNEWMTEQRKYLANSYPALENSADGLAVVDELRAAVCENINLYMEKNEEEFQAYLNGFALAVWNLLTTVSQASSRDQLAVTAIKFLTTVSTSVHHNLFAGDGVIPQICQGIVIPNVRLRDEDEELFDMNYIEFIRRDMEGSDLDTRRRIACELLKGIATNYKPQVTNLVSVQIQNLLTSFAANPSENWKDKDCAIYLVVSLATKRAGGTSVTTDLVDVQNFFGTVIVPELQSQDVNGYPMLKAGALKFFTMFRNHIPKPMTLQFFPDLIRFLRAESNVVHSYAASCIEKLLLVKDEGGQARYTSVDISPVLPQLMTNLFEALKVPESEENQYVMKCIMRVLGVADISREIVGPCITGLTLILNKACENPKNPVFNHYIFESVAVLVKRACGKDASLISIFEINLFPSIQKILVEDVQEFYPYALQLLAQLVELNRPPIPQSYMQIFPMLLSPDLWRKASNVPALVRLLQAFLQKAPHELNQEGRLRQVLEISNKLVSARSTDEQGFYVLNTVVESLDFNVIAPYIGQIWSALFTVLQSRQTGKFIKCLLIFMSLFLVKHGSTNLVDSVNGIQANLFLMILGQFWIPNLTLITGVIETKLTAVASTRLLCESQMLLDAAAVEHWGKLLNSIVTLLSRTEQDRVEEDPEMPEFSENVGYSATFIRLHNAGKTEDDPLKDIRDAKEFLVTSLARLSALSPGRYPQIISQYVEPTNQAELLRLCNSYNCQIV, encoded by the coding sequence ATGGAGTGGAACCCCCAGGACCTCCACACTCTCTCTCAGTGCTTCGTCAACACCCTCTCTCCCTCGCCGGAACCTCGCCGCCAAGCCGAGGCCATACTCGCCGATTTCTCCCAGAAGCCCAATTACGGCCTCGCCGTGCTCCGCCTCGTCGCCGAGCCCAAAGTCGCCGAGGAGATCTGCCAGGCCGCCTCCGTCAACTTCAAGAACCACCTCAAGGCCCGGTGGGCCCCCGCCCCCAACTCCGACGAGCCCAAGATCCTCGACGCCGAGAAGGACCAGATCAAAGCCCTAATCGTGACGCTCATGCTCAACGCCACCCCCAAAATCCAGGGCCAGCTCAGCGAAGCCCTAGTCCTCATCGGCAAGCACGATTTCCCCAGGCTCTGGCCCACTCTGCTCCCCGAGCTCATCGGAAGCCTCCACAAGGCTTCCCAGACCGGCGACTATGCTTCCGTTAACGGTATTCTCGGCACTGCTAACTCTATTTTTAAGAAATTTCGGTATGAGTACAAGACCAATGATCTTTTGTATGATTTGAAATACTGTTTGGATAATTTCGCCGGAACCCTATTGGAAATTTTCTTGAAAACGGCTAATTTGATTGAGTCTGCCGCCAATGCCGGCGGAGGTAATGCGGCGGCGCTCAAGCCTCTGTTTGAGTCTCAGAGGTTGTGCTGTAGGATTTTCTTCTCGTTGAATTTTCAGGAGTTGCCTGAGTTTTTCGAGGACCATATGAATGAGTGGATGACTGAGCAAAGGAAATATCTAGCCAATAGTTATCCAGCGCTTGAGAATAGTGCTGATGGGCTTGCGGTGGTGGATGAGTTGCGCGCAGCGGTGTGTGAGAATATTAACCTTTATATGGAGAAGAATGAGGAAGAGTTTCAAGCTTACTTGAATGGTTTTGCGCTGGCTGTGTGGAATTTGTTAACAACTGTCTCTCAGGCATCGAGCCGTGATCAGCTAGCCGTTACAGCTATTAAGTTCTTGACTACTGTTAGCACAAGTGTGCATCATAATCTGTTTGCTGGTGACGGAGTGATACCCCAGATTTGTCAGGGCATTGTGATCCCGAATGTGAGGTTGAGGGATGAGGATGAGGAACTGTTTGACATGAACTACATTGAGTTCATCAGGAGGGATATGGAAGGCAGTGATCTCGATACCAGGAGGAGGATTGCTTGTGAGCTTCTTAAAGGGATTGCTACCAATTATAAACCACAGGTTACCAACTTGGTTTCTGTACAGATACAGAATTTGCTGACCTCTTTTGCCGCAAACCCATCTGAGAATTGGAAGGATAAGGACTGCGCAATATACTTGGTTGTATCACTTGCTACTAAGAGGGCTGGTGGCACTTCTGTTACGACTGATCTTGTTGATGTTCAGAACTTCTTTGGGACAGTGATTGTTCCAGAACTGCAGAGTCAGGATGTGAATGGATATCCAATGCTTAAGGCGGGCGcattgaaatttttcacaatGTTCCGGAATCATATACCAAAGCCTATGACATTACAATTTTTTCCAGATTTGATTCGCTTCCTTCGTGCAGAGTCCAATGTAGTTCACTCTTATGCTGCAAGTTGTATTGAGAAGCTTTTGCTGGTAAAGGATGAGGGTGGACAAGCAAGATATACTTCAGTAGATATTTCTCCAGTGCTGCCACAACTGATGACCAACCTCTTTGAGGCTTTGAAGGTTCCAGAATCTGAGGAAAATCAATATGTGATGAAGTGTATTATGCGAGTTCTCGGGGTTGCAGACATATCCCGTGAGATTGTTGGACCTTGTATTACTGGGTTGACATTAATACTCAACAAAGCTTGTGAAAACCCCAAGAATCCAGTATTTAACCACTATATTTTTGAGTCTGTGGCTGTCCTTGTGAAACGAGCATGTGGCAAGGATGCCTCTCTCATATCGATTTTTGAGATAAACCTTTTCCCCAGTATCCAGAAGATATTGGTCGAAGATGTGCAAGAGTTCTATCCTTATGCACTTCAGCTACTGGCTCAACTTGTTGAGTTGAACAGGCCACCCATTCCACAGAGTTACATGCAGATTTTTCCAATGCTGTTGTCTCCTGACTTGTGGAGAAAGGCTTCCAATGTCCCTGCTCTTGTGCGTTTGCTTCAAGCATTCCTTCAGAAGGCACCCCATGAGCTCAACCAAGAGGGCAGGTTGAGACAGGTCCTTGAGATTTCCAATAAGCTTGTCTCAGCCCGTAGTACTGATGAACAAGGTTTCTATGTGCTAAATACTGTTGTTGAGAGCCTTGATTTTAATGTGATTGCGCCTTACATTGGTCAGATTTGGAGTGCACTTTTCACAGTTCTCCAAAGCAGGCAGACAGGAAAGTTTATCAAGTGTCTATTGATTTTTATGTCACTCTTTCTGGTCAAACATGGCTCTACAAACCTTGTCGATTCAGTGAATGGCATTCAGGCCAACCTATTTCTGATGATCTTGGGGCAGTTTTGGATACCTAATCTTACGCTTATTACAGGAGTCATTGAGACTAAGTTGACTGCAGTTGCATCAACCCGACTTCTGTGTGAATCTCAAATGCTTCTGGATGCTGCAGCCGTTGAGCACTGGGGGAAACTGCTTAACAGCATTGTAACCCTTCTTTCACGAACAGAGCAGGACAGGGTTGAAGAGGATCCTGAAATGCCTGAATTTTCAGAAAATGTTGGATATTCCGCCACCTTTATTCGGCTGCACAATGCTGGGAAGACTGAGGATGATCCGCTGAAAGATATAAGAGATGCAAAGGAATTTTTGGTGACTTCATTGGCTAGGCTTTCTGCGCTTTCCCCAGGCAGATACCCTCAAATCATCAGTCAATATGTTGAACCAACCAATCAGGCAGAACTACTTCGTCTCTGCAACTCTTATAACTGCCAAATTGTTTAA
- the LOC133715756 gene encoding ethylene-responsive transcription factor ERF023: MTLPANAFLTYMEQPPDTEDDLSTPTTTTAAATITQNHENQQRSGTRHPVYRGVRKRRWGKWVSEIREPRKKSRIWLGSFPVPEMAAKAYDVAAYCLKGRKAQLNFPDEVEHLPRPSTCTARDIQAAAAKAAQTMKSSSTARSTDQDHHRDVLEGGGVDDFWGEIELPELMNSGTCYSNSCGWSTFSGETALTWPEGEACL, translated from the coding sequence ATGACACTCCCAGCTAATGCTTTCTTAACGTACATGGAGCAACCACCGGACACTGAAGATGACCTGAGCactcccaccaccaccactgccGCAGCCACCATCACCCAAAACCACGAAAACCAACAACGCAGCGGCACCCGGCACCCGGTGTACCGGGGCGTGAGGAAGCGGCGGTGGGGAAAATGGGTGTCCGAAATCAGGGAGCCACGCAAGAAGTCACGCATTTGGCTAGGGTCCTTCCCGGTGCCCGAGATGGCGGCCAAGGCCTATGACGTGGCGGCCTACTGCCTCAAGGGGCGAAAAGCGCAGCTGAACTTCCCCGACGAGGTGGAGCACTTGCCGAGGCCCTCCACGTGTACGGCTAGGGATATTCAGGCAGCAGCAGCTAAAGCAGCACAGACAATGAAGTCATCAAGTACAGCTAGAAGCACTGATCAGGATCATCACCGTGATGTATTGGAAGGCGGCGGCGTCGATGATTTTTGGGGTGAGATTGAGCTACCGGAGCTAATGAATAGCGGTACGTGCTACTCGAACTCATGTGGGTGGAGTACGTTTTCCGGTGAGACAGCATTAACATGGCCAGAAGGAGAGGCATGTCTATAA